In Panthera uncia isolate 11264 chromosome B4, Puncia_PCG_1.0, whole genome shotgun sequence, one genomic interval encodes:
- the NOL12 gene encoding nucleolar protein 12: MGRNKKKKRDGDDRRPRLVLSFDEEKRREYLTGFHKRKVERKKAAIEEIKHRLKEEQKKLREERHQEYLKMLAEREEALEEADELDRLVTAKTESVQYDHPNHTVTVTTISDLDLSGARLLGLPPPEQAAGHGSEEEASSTAKLTRALPRKSRDPLLSQRISALTASLHAHSRKKGKRKHPRRAQDSTKKPPSATRTSKTQRRRLTGKARHSGE; encoded by the exons ATGGGCCGCAACAAGAAGAAGAAGCGAGATGGCGACGACCGGAGGCCGAGGCTCGTTCTCAGCTTCGACGAAGAAAAGCGGCG GGAGTACCTGACCGGCTTCCATAAGCGGAAGGTAGAGCGGAAGAAGGCAGCCATTGAGGAGATCAAGCATCGGCTCAAGGAGGAGCAGAAGAAACTCCGGGAGGag CGCCATCAGGAGTACTTGAAGatgctggcagagagagaggaggctctGG AGGAGGCAGACGAACTGGACAGGTTGGTGACAGCAAAGACAGAGTCGGTCCAGTATGACCATCCCAACCACACGGTCACCGTGACCACCATCAGCGACCTGGACCTCTCGGGGGCCCGCCTGCTTGGACTGCCCCCACCCGAG CAAGCGGCCGGGCACGGGTCCGAGGAAGAGGCGTCATCCACGGCGAAGCTGACCAGAGCCTTACCCAGGAAGTCCAGAGATCCCCTCCTGTCCCAGCG GATCTCCGCTCTCACGGCTTCGCTGCATGCACATAGTCGCAAAAAGGGCAAGAGGAAACATCCCCGACGGGCCCAAGACTCCACCAAGAAGCCCCCGAGTGCCACCCGTACGAGCAAGACCCAGCGCCGCCGGCTGACGGGCAAAGCCCGGCACAGCGGAGAATGA